One window from the genome of Salvia splendens isolate huo1 chromosome 9, SspV2, whole genome shotgun sequence encodes:
- the LOC121749672 gene encoding COBRA-like protein 1 yields the protein MKPVLLSETKSASVFAAILVFCIFFTSIDAYDALDPNGNITIKWDVIQWTADGYVAVVTIYNFQKYRHIELPGWKLGWTWAKKEVIWEARGAQATEQGDCSRFKGNIPHSCLKTPTIVDLLPGTPYNQQSANCCKGGVISSWVQDPANSASSFQLSVGQAGTTNKTVKVPVNFTLLAPGPGYTCGPAKIVKPTRFLSPDKRRTTQARMTMNVTCTYSQFLAQKTPNCCVSLSSFYNQSIVSCPTCSCGCRSLAQPGNCVESPSPHIASALSRSDTSNQTLLQCTNHMCPIRVHWHVKLNYKQYWRVKITITNFNYARNYTHWNLVVQHPNFNNLTQIFSFNYEPLTPYGSINDTAMLWGVQFYNDMLMQNGPSGNAQSELLFMKDKTSFSFEQGWAFPRRVYFNGDNCVMPPPDAYPFLPNESASAAMCTPRLIAALLVSLVSLFLHHWLV from the exons atgaaaccGGTGTTGCTCTCGGAAACCAAATCGGCCTCCGTTTTCGCGGCGATTTTGGTTTTCTGCATCTTCTTTACCTCCATTG ATGCTTATGATGCCCTTGATCCTAATGGGAACATAACTATCAAATGGGATGTTATACAGTGGACTGCAGATGGCTATGTT GCTGTTGTTACAATCTACAACTTCCAGAAATATCGACACATTGAGCTGCCGGGGTGGAAGTTGGGTTGGACATGGGCCAAAAAGGAAGTGATTTGGGAGGCGAGAGGAGCTCAAGCCACAGAGCAAGGCGATTGTTCAAGATTCAAAGGAAACATTCCTCATAGCTGTTTAAAGACCCCTACCATCGTTGATCTGTTGCCTGGTACACCTTATAACCAACAGTCTGCAAACTGTTGCAAGGGTGGAGTTATAAGTTCTTGGGTCCAAGATCCAGCAAATTCCGCCAGCTCTTTCCAGTTAAGCGTTGGTCAAGCTGGCACGACCAACAAAACTGTAAAGGTACCAGTGAATTTCACCCTCCTTGCACCGGGGCCAGGGTATACATGTGGACCGGCTAAAATAGTGAAGCCAACCAGATTTTTGAGTCCAGATAAAAGGAGAACTACTCAAGCTCGAA TGACAATGAACGTTACTTGCACATATTCGCAATTTCTGGCTCAGAAGACTCCAAACTGTTGTGTCTCACTATCCTCGTTTTACAATCAATCGATTGTGAGCTGTCCAACTTGTTCTTGTGGCTGCCGGAGTCTAGCTCAACCAGGCAACTGTGTGGA ATCGCCTTCTCCCCACATAGCTTCAGCTCTTTCAAGATCAGACACGAGTAATCAAACTCTCTTGCAGTGTACCAACCACATGTGCCCTATCCGAGTCCATTGGCATGTCAAACTCAATTACAAACAGTATTGGCGCGTGAAGATTACAATCACCAATTTCAACTATGCAAGGAACTATACGCACTGGAATCTCGTTGTTCAACATCCAAACTTCAACAATCTCACTCAGATATTCAGTTTCAACTACGAGCCTTTAACACCATACGGCTCCATAA ATGACACTGCCATGTTATGGGGAGTTCAGTTCTACAATGATATGCTGATGCAAAACGGGCCTTCTGGGAATGCACAGTCGGAGCTTTTGTTCATGAAGGACAAGACAAGCTTCAGCTTCGAACAGGGGTGGGCTTTCCCTCGGAGGGTGTACTTTAATGGTGACAACTGTGTTATGCCACCGCCAGATGCCTACCCGTTTCTACCTAATGAGAGTGCTTCTGCAGCTATGTGCACGCCTCGTCTAATAGCAGCTCTGCTGGTATCTTTAGTGAGTTTGTTTTTACATCATTGGTTGGTTTGA
- the LOC121749113 gene encoding B3 domain-containing protein REM-like 3: MARVCSSACSTISPEITDKIWKHENHLLLCIHLQNLPPATCKEIQKLKSRIAFLGIWKVSLCRGNNGGWPQFVERHALSLGEFVFFEHTADLHFKVTAYKTNFCENLFQIPLKKCKTEEEESVCFEKKMIPSHGRVGAKVYIPEEFRRQNDLGRRCGKVVLVDPIGREWEVKLGRNSERGRWRMGRGWRGFYDSMTEIFVFSRFLTPTAAAAAAFFNVDIVRV, translated from the exons ATGGCCAGAGTTTGCTCAAGTGCTTGTTCGACCATTTCACCTGAAATTACAGACAAA ATCTGGAAACATGAAAATCACTTACTACTTTGTATACATCTGCAGAACTTGCCTCCGGCAACTTGTAAGGAGATACAGAAGCTGAAATCGAGAATAGCTTTTCTCGGAATATGGAAAGTGAGCTTGTGCAGAGGCAACAACGGCGGATGGCCTCAGTTTGTGGAGCGCCACGCCTTATCACTGGGTGAGTTCGTCTTCTTCGAACACACCGCCGATCTGCACTTCAAAGTCACCGCCTACAAAACCAATTTCTGCGAGAATCTCTTCCAAATTCCTCTCAAAAAGTGCAAAACAG aagaagaagagagtgTGTGCTTCGAGAAGAAGATGATACCTAGCCATGGTAGAGTTGGCGCCAAAGTG TATATTCCGGAGGAATTTAGAAGACAGAATGATTTGGGGCGGCGGTGTGGGAAAGTAGTGTTGGTAGATCCGATTGGAAGAGAATGGGAAGTGAAACTAGGCAGAAACTCGGAGAGAGGACGTTGGAGAATGGGAAGGGGATGGAGAGGTTTCTATGACTCCATGACGGAGATATTTGTGTTTTCCCGTTTCCTAACACccactgctgctgctgctgctgcttttTTCAACGTTGATATTGTTCGTGTTTAG
- the LOC121746552 gene encoding glycine-rich RNA-binding protein 3, mitochondrial-like, whose product MALFRKAATILGRTVSSRINHETSVSNLSIFQAIRCMSSSKVFVGGLSYNIDDQSLGESFDKYGEVIDAKVIVDRETGRSRGFGFVTFASAEEASAAIQALDQQELHGRQVKVNYANDRPRGGFGGGGGYGEGGGYGGGGYGGGGGGYGGSGSGGGGYGGSSGYGGSGGGSFGGEADTGGYHAAGESQSGGGVTRGFGGDSGSYGSGAADGGFGGGEASYRDDDTRNNFADRRG is encoded by the exons ATGGCTTTGTtcagaaaagctgcaactatTCTTGGGAGGACTGTTAGCAGCAGAATAAATCATGAAACTTCAGTGTCCAACCTCTCTATTTTTCAAGCGATAAGATGCATGTCTAGTTCAAAGGTTTTTGTTGGAG GACTTTCTTACAACATAGATGACCAAAGTCTTGGAGAGTCTTTTGATAAGTATGGAGAAGTTATTGATG CGAAGGTGATTGTTGACCGTGAAACTGGGAGATCCAGGGGATTTGGGTTTGTTACTTTTGCTTCTGCTGAGGAGGCATCAGCTGCCATTCAGGCTCTGGATCAGCAG GAACTTCATGGTCGTCAGGTGAAGGTTAACTATGCAAATGATAGGCCACGTGGAGGCTtcggtggtggcggtggttaTGGTGAAGGTGGTGGTTATGGTGGTGGCGGAtatggtggaggtggtggtggttatGGTGGCAGTggcagtggtggtggtggttatgGTGGAAGTAGTGGTTATGGTGGCAGTGGTGGTGGTAGTTTTGGAGGTGAAGCTGATACTGGAGGATATCATGCAGCTGGAGAGAGCCAAAGTGGCGGTGGTGTTACCAGAGGCTTCGGTGGTGATTCAGGTAGCTATGGTTCAGGTGCAGCAGATGGTGGATTTGGAGGTGGTGAGGCAAGCTACAGAGACGACGACACCCGGAACAACTTTGCTGATAGACGGGGTTGA
- the LOC121746441 gene encoding phosphatidylinositol 4-phosphate 5-kinase 6-like produces MSVAHVDDEEEENIHKPSKLHHVEKALPNGDIYLGQWAENCPNGQGKFLWADGCMYVGSWCRGRTMGRGKFSWPSGATYEGQFKNGYMDGEGTYTGSSNDTYRGMWQSNTRHGGGMQSFTNGDCYKGQWCHGKMEGKGRYTWKNGNEYVGYWREGKMNGVGTLVWANGSLYEGSWQDGLPKGNGTFRWVDGSFYVGVWSEDAKEQSGTYYTSSANRGSIGWDPLNVYLVYLRDCSVVSVEKILVFPSEKMVSWQCEGKPLQNLIIRPAMRQGNTISKGHKNYELMLNLQLGIRHSVGKPAPATSLDLKATAFDSRNKVWTKFPPEGTKHTPPHQSCEFKWKDYCPLVFRTLRKLFKVDPANYMMSICGSDALRELSSPGKSGSFFYLTNNDKYMIKTVKKSEVKMLKRMLPAYYNHVRFHENTLLTRFYGLHCVKMTGPAQKKVRFVIMGNLFCTEYSIHRRFDLKGSSHGRLAVKHESEIDSTTTLKDLDLNLIFRLQKSWFQEFCRQLNRDCDFLEHEKIMDYSLLVGIHFREISPSGQPLSTTETKHQTPIGNGQKSSEGEAPFDANWWSSIRLGSNMHARAELTTRRNSGECQLVGEATGECYDVILVFGIIDILQDYDISKKLEHAYKSFQHDPTSISAIDPRHYSKRFCDFIFKIFTEDQHG; encoded by the exons ATGTCTGTGGCTCATgtggatgatgaagaagaagaaaacattCACAAACCAAGCAAACTCCACCATGTTGAGAAGGCACTCCCCAATGGTGACATCTACCTAGGCCAGTGGGCGGAAAACTGCCCGAACGGGCAGGGCAAGTTCCTATGGGCAGATGGCTGCATGTATGTAGGCAGCTGGTGCAGAGGCAGGACCATGGGAAGGGGCAAGTTCAGCTGGCCCTCGGGCGCCACTTACGAGGGCCAGTTCAAGAACGGCTACATGGATGGAGAGGGCACGTACACGGGCTCATCCAACGACACCTACAGAGGCATGTGGCAGTCCAACACAAGGCATGGTGGTGGGATGCAGAGTTTCACCAATGGGGATTGCTACAAAGGGCAGTGGTGCCACGGGAAGATGGAGGGGAAGGGGAGATATACGTGGAAGAATGGGAACGAGTATGTGGGGTATTGGAGGGAGGGGAAGATGAATGGTGTGGGAACTCTTGTTTGGGCTAATGGGAGTTTGTATGAGGGGAGCTGGCAGGATGGGCTGCCTAAGGGCAACGGGACGTTTCGTTGGGTTGATGGGAGCTTCTATGTGGGAGTTTGGAGCGAGGATGCGAAGGAGCAAAGTGGGACTTACTACACATCTAGTGCTAATAGAGGGAGCATTGGTTGGGACCCTTTGAATGTGTATTTGGTGTATTTGAGAGACTGTAGTGTTGTATCTGTGGAGAAGATTCTTGTTTTTCCTTCGGAGAAGATGGTGAGCTGGCAATGTGAAGGGAAGCCGTTGCAGAATCTGATCATAAGGCCTGCAATGAGGCAAGGAAACACTATATCAAAAGGGCATAAAAATTATGAACTCATGTTAAACTTGCAGCTTGGGATAAG ACATTCTGTAGGAAAACCTGCACCGGCTACGTCTCTTGACTTAAAAGCAACAGCGTTTGATTCGAGAAACAAAGTGTGGACCAAGTTCCCACCAGAAGGAACCAAGCACACCCCACCTCACCAATCATGTGAATTCAAATGGAAGGATTACTGCCCCTTGGTTTTCAG GACTCTTAGGAAACTATTTAAGGTTGATCCAGCAAACTACATGATGTCAATATGCGGGAGCGATGCCCTCCGCGAGCTCTCGTCTCCGGGGAAAAGTGGGAGCTTCTTCTACTTGACCAACAACGACAAGTACATGATAAAAACTGTTAAAAAGTCAGAAGTAAAA ATGCTTAAGAGAATGCTTCCGGCTTACTATAACCACGTTCGTTTCCATGAAAACACGTTATTGACCAGATTTTATGGCCTTCACTGTGTGAAGATGACTGGGCCTGCACAAAAGAAG GTAAGGTTTGTGATCATGGGAAACTTGTTCTGCACTGAATACTCAATCCATAGACGCTTCGACCTGAAAGGCTCCTCCCACGGCCGCCTAGCTGTCAAACATGAATCCGAGATAGACTCAACAACCACCCTCAAGGATCTTGACCTGAACCTCATCTTTCGACTGCAGAAATCTTGGTTCCAGGAGTTTTGCAG GCAATTGAACCGCGACTGTGACTTTCTTGAACACGAGAAAATCATGGATTACAGTCTTTTGGTTGGCATTCATTTCAGAGAGATATCACCATCTGGACAGCCACTCAGTACTACCGAGACAAAACATCAAACTCCCATTG GAAATGGACAGAAAAGCAGTGAAGGAGAAGCCCCCTTTGATGCTAACTG GTGGTCATCTATCAGATTAGGTTCCAACATGCATGCGCGAGCTGAGCTGACAACGAGGAGAAACAGTGGTGAGTGCCAGCTGGTGGGAGAGGCAACAGGGGAGTGCTACGATGTGATCCTAGTGTTTGGTATAATTGACATACTGCAAGACTACGATATCAGCAAGAAGCTTGAGCATGCGTACAAGTCCTTCCAGCATGATCCAACATCAATATCGGCTATTGATCCTAGGCACTACTCCAAGCGCTTCTGTGACTTCATATTCAAGATTTTCACAGAAGATCAACACGGATGA
- the LOC121747109 gene encoding transcription factor PIF7-like isoform X2, with translation MSSISRDRDVMELTWENGQLGLHELELNPTKSWGDHTLESIVNQATTTQQLNHQYSWDQDGKWSSMQAQQTGKRVRSETRGFPVEESACASASANFCRETDTTMMTWNSFESPRSLKTPRIHQDDDSLYQDCSENQGVTKGESCRSQSSARRSRAAAIHNLSERRRRDRINEKMKALQKLVPNASKTDKASMLDEVIEYLKQLQAQVHMMSNARNMPQMMMPLGMHQQLQMSLLARMGMGMNMFDVNNLTRNMPHSFPPLMNASTPTQFVSPPPFAMPSMVPPPTPLKANVDAAASSAPNPMPNFNEAYNTFLAQFINMEILNKMYRQQQSSQQPSKKPPASLSHPNDAQGG, from the exons ATGAGTTCCATTTCCAG AGACAGAGATGTGATGGAACTAACATGGGAAAATGGGCAACTCGGGCTACACGAGCTTGAATTAAATCCAACAAAATCATGGGGCGACCATACCCTAGAATCCATAGTCAACCAAGCTACAACCACACAACAACTAAACCACCAATATTCATGGGATCAAGATGGGAAATGGAGCTCCATGCAGGCTCAGCAAACCGGGAAAAGGGTGAGATCCGAAACCAGGGGTTTTCCGGTGGAGGAGAGCGCGTGCGCCAGCGCCAGCGCTAACTTCTGCAGGGAGACGGATACGACGATGATGACGTGGAATTCGTTCGAATCTCCAAGGAGTTTGAAGACTCCTAGGATTCATCaagatgatgattctctctatCAAGATTGCTCG GAAAATCAAGGCGTGACAAAAGGGGAAAGCTGCCGCTCTCAATCATCGGCGAGGCGAAGCCGAGCTGCAGCCATACATAATCTCTCCGAAAGg AGACGTAGAGACAGAATCAACGAGAAGATGAAGGCTCTCCAAAAGTTGGTGCCCAATGCGAGCAAG ACGGATAAAGCTTCGATGCTGGATGAGGTGATCGAATACTTGAAGCAACTTCAAGCACAAGTTCAcatgatgagcaatgcaagaaACATGCCCCAAATGATGATGCCTTTAGGCATGCATCAACAACTTCAGATGTCGTTGCTAGCACGCATGGGAATGGGAATGAACATGTTTGATGTCAATAATTTGACTCGAAACATGCCTCATTCATTCCCTCCCCTCATGAACGCATCCACACCCACTCAATTTGTATCCCCACCGCCGTTCGCCATGCCTTCCATGGTTCCTCCTCCAACACCGTTGAAAGCCAACGTTGATGCAGCCGCGTCTAGTGCCCCCAATCCCATGCCTAATTTCAACGAAGCATACAACACATTTCTTGCTCAA TTTATAAACATGGAAATCCTGAACAAAATGTACAGACAACAACAAAGCAGTCAGCAGCCATCAAAGAAACCTCCAGCTAGCTTGTCTCACCCGAACGATGCTCAAGGTggatga
- the LOC121747109 gene encoding transcription factor PIF7-like isoform X3 — protein sequence MELTWENGQLGLHELELNPTKSWGDHTLESIVNQATTTQQLNHQYSWDQDGKWSSMQAQQTGKRVRSETRGFPVEESACASASANFCRETDTTMMTWNSFESPRSLKTPRIHQDDDSLYQDCSENQGVTKGESCRSQSSARRSRAAAIHNLSERRRRDRINEKMKALQKLVPNASKTDKASMLDEVIEYLKQLQAQVHMMSNARNMPQMMMPLGMHQQLQMSLLARMGMGMNMFDVNNLTRNMPHSFPPLMNASTPTQFVSPPPFAMPSMVPPPTPLKANVDAAASSAPNPMPNFNEAYNTFLAQQFINMEILNKMYRQQQSSQQPSKKPPASLSHPNDAQGG from the exons ATGGAACTAACATGGGAAAATGGGCAACTCGGGCTACACGAGCTTGAATTAAATCCAACAAAATCATGGGGCGACCATACCCTAGAATCCATAGTCAACCAAGCTACAACCACACAACAACTAAACCACCAATATTCATGGGATCAAGATGGGAAATGGAGCTCCATGCAGGCTCAGCAAACCGGGAAAAGGGTGAGATCCGAAACCAGGGGTTTTCCGGTGGAGGAGAGCGCGTGCGCCAGCGCCAGCGCTAACTTCTGCAGGGAGACGGATACGACGATGATGACGTGGAATTCGTTCGAATCTCCAAGGAGTTTGAAGACTCCTAGGATTCATCaagatgatgattctctctatCAAGATTGCTCG GAAAATCAAGGCGTGACAAAAGGGGAAAGCTGCCGCTCTCAATCATCGGCGAGGCGAAGCCGAGCTGCAGCCATACATAATCTCTCCGAAAGg AGACGTAGAGACAGAATCAACGAGAAGATGAAGGCTCTCCAAAAGTTGGTGCCCAATGCGAGCAAG ACGGATAAAGCTTCGATGCTGGATGAGGTGATCGAATACTTGAAGCAACTTCAAGCACAAGTTCAcatgatgagcaatgcaagaaACATGCCCCAAATGATGATGCCTTTAGGCATGCATCAACAACTTCAGATGTCGTTGCTAGCACGCATGGGAATGGGAATGAACATGTTTGATGTCAATAATTTGACTCGAAACATGCCTCATTCATTCCCTCCCCTCATGAACGCATCCACACCCACTCAATTTGTATCCCCACCGCCGTTCGCCATGCCTTCCATGGTTCCTCCTCCAACACCGTTGAAAGCCAACGTTGATGCAGCCGCGTCTAGTGCCCCCAATCCCATGCCTAATTTCAACGAAGCATACAACACATTTCTTGCTCAA CAGTTTATAAACATGGAAATCCTGAACAAAATGTACAGACAACAACAAAGCAGTCAGCAGCCATCAAAGAAACCTCCAGCTAGCTTGTCTCACCCGAACGATGCTCAAGGTggatga
- the LOC121747109 gene encoding transcription factor PIF7-like isoform X1, which translates to MSSISRDRDVMELTWENGQLGLHELELNPTKSWGDHTLESIVNQATTTQQLNHQYSWDQDGKWSSMQAQQTGKRVRSETRGFPVEESACASASANFCRETDTTMMTWNSFESPRSLKTPRIHQDDDSLYQDCSENQGVTKGESCRSQSSARRSRAAAIHNLSERRRRDRINEKMKALQKLVPNASKTDKASMLDEVIEYLKQLQAQVHMMSNARNMPQMMMPLGMHQQLQMSLLARMGMGMNMFDVNNLTRNMPHSFPPLMNASTPTQFVSPPPFAMPSMVPPPTPLKANVDAAASSAPNPMPNFNEAYNTFLAQQFINMEILNKMYRQQQSSQQPSKKPPASLSHPNDAQGG; encoded by the exons ATGAGTTCCATTTCCAG AGACAGAGATGTGATGGAACTAACATGGGAAAATGGGCAACTCGGGCTACACGAGCTTGAATTAAATCCAACAAAATCATGGGGCGACCATACCCTAGAATCCATAGTCAACCAAGCTACAACCACACAACAACTAAACCACCAATATTCATGGGATCAAGATGGGAAATGGAGCTCCATGCAGGCTCAGCAAACCGGGAAAAGGGTGAGATCCGAAACCAGGGGTTTTCCGGTGGAGGAGAGCGCGTGCGCCAGCGCCAGCGCTAACTTCTGCAGGGAGACGGATACGACGATGATGACGTGGAATTCGTTCGAATCTCCAAGGAGTTTGAAGACTCCTAGGATTCATCaagatgatgattctctctatCAAGATTGCTCG GAAAATCAAGGCGTGACAAAAGGGGAAAGCTGCCGCTCTCAATCATCGGCGAGGCGAAGCCGAGCTGCAGCCATACATAATCTCTCCGAAAGg AGACGTAGAGACAGAATCAACGAGAAGATGAAGGCTCTCCAAAAGTTGGTGCCCAATGCGAGCAAG ACGGATAAAGCTTCGATGCTGGATGAGGTGATCGAATACTTGAAGCAACTTCAAGCACAAGTTCAcatgatgagcaatgcaagaaACATGCCCCAAATGATGATGCCTTTAGGCATGCATCAACAACTTCAGATGTCGTTGCTAGCACGCATGGGAATGGGAATGAACATGTTTGATGTCAATAATTTGACTCGAAACATGCCTCATTCATTCCCTCCCCTCATGAACGCATCCACACCCACTCAATTTGTATCCCCACCGCCGTTCGCCATGCCTTCCATGGTTCCTCCTCCAACACCGTTGAAAGCCAACGTTGATGCAGCCGCGTCTAGTGCCCCCAATCCCATGCCTAATTTCAACGAAGCATACAACACATTTCTTGCTCAA CAGTTTATAAACATGGAAATCCTGAACAAAATGTACAGACAACAACAAAGCAGTCAGCAGCCATCAAAGAAACCTCCAGCTAGCTTGTCTCACCCGAACGATGCTCAAGGTggatga